In Ectothiorhodosinus mongolicus, one DNA window encodes the following:
- a CDS encoding BolA family protein, with the protein MNADLIQEMIAAGLPDAEVVVTGSDGHFHAEIISESFVGQSRIKRHQMVNATVQEHIASGALHALSMRTRTPEEAA; encoded by the coding sequence ATGAATGCGGATTTGATTCAAGAAATGATTGCAGCAGGACTGCCGGATGCTGAAGTGGTGGTGACCGGCTCTGATGGCCATTTTCATGCTGAAATCATCAGCGAGTCCTTCGTCGGGCAAAGCCGAATCAAGCGTCACCAGATGGTCAATGCCACGGTGCAAGAACATATCGCCAGTGGTGCTTTGCACGCCCTATCGATGCGCACCCGAACCCCTGAGGAGGCAGCATGA
- the gatB gene encoding Asp-tRNA(Asn)/Glu-tRNA(Gln) amidotransferase subunit GatB, whose translation MTWETVIGLEIHAQLATRSKIFSAAATAYGAAPNTQACAVDLGLPGVLPVLNGEAVQMAVKLGLAIGAEIAPRSVFARKNYFYPDLPKGYQISQYELPVVSSGEIEIELEDGQTKRIGITRAHLEEDAGKSLHEDFHGMSGIDLNRAGTPLLEIVSEPDLRSAKEAVAYMKKLHSLVRYLGICDGNMQEGSFRCDANVSIRRAGSTEFGTRTEIKNLNSFRFVEKAIEYEVERQIDVIEGGGSVVQETRLYDPDKGETRSMRSKEEANDYRYFPDPDLLPLDIDSGFVESVRASLPELPDEKKHRFMTHYGLSAYDAGVLTASREMADYYEVVVKTAAGQAKLAANWVMGEFSGALNKDGLDIGASPVSATGLGGLLSRIHDETISGKIAKEVFEAMWAGEGSADDIIQARGLKQITDTGAIEQMIDEVIAANPSQLEQYRSGKDKLFGFFVGQVMKATAGKANPAQVNELLKKKLQG comes from the coding sequence ATGACCTGGGAAACTGTGATTGGCCTTGAGATCCATGCGCAGCTGGCCACGCGCTCAAAGATTTTCTCTGCCGCTGCCACCGCTTACGGCGCAGCGCCCAATACCCAGGCTTGTGCCGTGGATCTGGGGTTGCCCGGGGTGTTGCCGGTGCTCAATGGTGAGGCGGTGCAGATGGCGGTTAAGTTGGGCCTGGCCATAGGCGCCGAAATCGCGCCGCGCTCGGTGTTCGCCCGCAAGAACTATTTTTATCCGGACCTCCCCAAGGGTTACCAGATATCACAGTATGAGTTGCCGGTAGTTTCCAGTGGCGAGATCGAGATCGAGCTGGAAGATGGGCAGACCAAGCGTATTGGCATTACCCGCGCGCATTTGGAAGAGGATGCCGGTAAGAGCTTGCATGAAGATTTTCATGGCATGAGCGGTATCGATTTGAATCGCGCCGGCACGCCTTTGTTAGAAATCGTTTCTGAGCCGGATTTGCGCTCGGCCAAAGAAGCGGTGGCTTACATGAAAAAGCTGCATTCTCTGGTGCGTTATCTGGGGATTTGCGATGGCAATATGCAGGAGGGTTCATTCCGCTGCGATGCCAATGTCTCGATTCGGCGCGCGGGGTCCACTGAATTTGGTACGCGCACCGAAATCAAAAACCTCAATTCCTTTCGCTTTGTCGAAAAAGCCATTGAGTATGAAGTCGAGCGCCAGATTGATGTGATCGAAGGCGGCGGTTCGGTGGTGCAAGAGACCCGTTTGTATGATCCCGACAAGGGCGAGACGCGCTCGATGCGCTCTAAAGAAGAAGCCAATGATTATCGCTATTTCCCCGATCCAGATTTGCTGCCTTTGGATATCGACTCGGGCTTCGTAGAATCCGTGCGCGCTAGCTTGCCGGAGTTACCCGATGAGAAAAAACATCGATTCATGACCCATTATGGTTTATCCGCCTACGATGCTGGGGTGCTAACCGCCAGCCGTGAGATGGCCGATTACTACGAAGTCGTGGTGAAAACTGCGGCGGGCCAGGCCAAGTTGGCGGCTAACTGGGTGATGGGTGAGTTCTCCGGGGCATTGAACAAAGACGGCTTGGACATTGGCGCCAGTCCAGTGTCGGCCACTGGCTTGGGCGGGCTTTTAAGCCGCATCCATGATGAAACCATTTCGGGCAAGATCGCCAAAGAAGTATTCGAGGCCATGTGGGCCGGCGAAGGCAGTGCCGATGACATTATCCAAGCGCGTGGTTTAAAACAAATCACGGATACAGGCGCGATCGAACAAATGATCGATGAAGTGATCGCTGCCAATCCCAGTCAGCTGGAGCAGTACCGTAGCGGTAAAGACAAGCTGTTTGGCTTTTTTGTCGGTCAGGTCATGAAAGCGACCGCTGGTAAGGCCAATCCCGCTCAGGTTAACGAGCTGCTTAAGAAGAAACTGCAGGGCTAG
- the gatC gene encoding Asp-tRNA(Asn)/Glu-tRNA(Gln) amidotransferase subunit GatC, producing the protein MSLSADEVRKIAHLARLQIKDADVQSYAENLSAILAFVEQMDTVDTAGVKPMAHPLDMSQRLRPDEVTETDQRVDFQRHAPAVEAGLYLVPKVIE; encoded by the coding sequence ATGTCCCTGTCTGCTGATGAAGTCAGGAAGATCGCGCATTTAGCGCGCCTGCAAATCAAAGACGCCGATGTGCAGTCTTACGCGGAGAATCTCTCCGCCATTTTGGCTTTCGTGGAGCAAATGGATACGGTGGATACCGCCGGCGTCAAACCCATGGCGCATCCCTTGGATATGTCTCAGCGCTTGCGCCCCGATGAGGTTACAGAGACAGACCAACGCGTTGATTTTCAGCGCCATGCCCCGGCAGTTGAGGCCGGTCTTTACCTGGTTCCCAAGGTCATTGAGTGA
- the lipA gene encoding lipoyl synthase: MTATRRPERGEKLRAAEKVARIPVKIAPTEQPLRKPHWIRARTHGSPEVQRLKRILRENQLHTVCEEAACPNLGECFGHGTATFMIMGDICTRRCPFCDVAHGRPNPLDPQEPINLARTIAAMVLNYVVITSVDRDDLRDGGAQHFVDCIRETREKSPGIRIETLVPDFRGRMQVALDILEQAPPDVFNHNLETVPRLYRKARPGADYDWSLDLLQQFKQRHPGVPSKSGIMLGLGETNDEVVEVLKDLRAHDCEMLTLGQYLQPSRHHLPVERFVTPEEFDELARIAEELGFSQVASGPMVRSSYHADQQAAKLVS; this comes from the coding sequence ATGACCGCCACGCGGCGTCCAGAACGGGGGGAGAAGTTAAGAGCGGCAGAAAAAGTCGCGCGTATCCCGGTAAAGATTGCCCCAACCGAACAACCATTGCGCAAGCCCCACTGGATTCGGGCACGTACCCATGGCAGCCCTGAGGTACAGCGCCTCAAGCGCATCCTGCGTGAAAATCAGCTGCATACCGTCTGTGAAGAGGCGGCCTGCCCGAATCTGGGTGAGTGCTTTGGCCATGGCACAGCCACCTTCATGATCATGGGCGACATCTGTACTCGACGTTGCCCCTTTTGTGATGTCGCTCATGGGCGGCCTAACCCTCTGGATCCCCAAGAGCCGATTAATTTGGCGCGCACCATTGCTGCCATGGTCCTGAACTATGTGGTGATTACCTCAGTAGACCGAGATGATCTGCGCGATGGCGGAGCCCAACACTTTGTGGACTGCATCCGCGAAACCCGTGAGAAGAGCCCAGGGATTCGTATCGAGACCTTGGTACCGGACTTCCGCGGCCGCATGCAGGTAGCCTTGGATATTCTCGAACAGGCTCCCCCCGACGTGTTTAATCACAATTTGGAGACCGTTCCGCGGCTTTATCGCAAGGCCCGACCGGGAGCCGACTACGACTGGTCCTTGGATTTACTGCAGCAGTTCAAACAACGCCATCCTGGGGTACCCAGCAAATCTGGCATCATGCTGGGTCTGGGCGAAACCAATGACGAAGTGGTTGAAGTCTTGAAGGATTTGCGCGCCCATGATTGTGAAATGCTGACCTTGGGGCAGTATCTGCAACCGTCTCGGCATCATCTGCCAGTGGAACGTTTCGTTACTCCAGAAGAGTTTGACGAACTGGCTCGCATTGCTGAGGAACTAGGCTTCTCCCAAGTGGCCAGCGGGCCCATGGTGCGCTCGTCGTATCACGCCGATCAGCAAGCCGCCAAACTGGTCAGTTAA
- the gatA gene encoding Asp-tRNA(Asn)/Glu-tRNA(Gln) amidotransferase subunit GatA, whose translation MYDKTLAQLADALNAGDVSSVELTEHFLERIERLDTQLNSFITVTAEEAMTAAKEADARRGRGQASRLTGVPIAQKDIFCTQGVRSSCASRMLDNFISPYDAGVVERFKAEGCPMLGKTNMDEFAMGSSNETSFYGSVKNPWDVERVPGGSSGGSAAAVAARLAPAATGTDTGGSIRQPAALNGITGLKPTYGRVSRWGMIAFASSLDQGGPMAQTAEDCGLLLNVMSGFDQRDSTSLQRDPEDFTRALGNSLKGLRMGLPKQFFAEGMDAGVAAALESAMAVYRDLGVTFTEVDLPNSGLAAPAYYVVAPAECSSNLARLDGVRYGYRCEDPKDLMDLYTRSRGEGFGEEVKRRIMIGTYALSAGYFDAYYLKAQKIRRLIADDFARAFESVDLIFAPTTPTPAFRLGEKTDDPITMYLSDIYTIAVNLAGLPAMSLPAGFVDELPVGMQLIGNYFDESRLLGAAHQYQQQTDWHQRLPAGFGA comes from the coding sequence ATGTACGATAAAACTCTTGCCCAATTGGCTGATGCTTTGAATGCTGGGGATGTTTCCAGTGTTGAGCTGACTGAACATTTTCTCGAGCGTATTGAGCGTTTGGACACACAGCTCAATAGCTTTATTACGGTGACCGCTGAAGAGGCGATGACGGCCGCTAAGGAGGCTGATGCGCGTCGTGGCCGTGGCCAGGCCAGTCGCCTCACCGGTGTGCCGATCGCGCAGAAAGACATCTTTTGCACCCAGGGCGTTCGTTCCTCCTGCGCCTCGCGCATGCTCGATAATTTTATCTCGCCCTACGATGCCGGCGTGGTTGAGCGCTTTAAGGCAGAAGGCTGCCCGATGTTGGGCAAAACCAATATGGATGAGTTCGCCATGGGCTCATCCAACGAGACCAGTTTTTATGGCTCGGTGAAAAACCCCTGGGACGTAGAGCGTGTCCCGGGCGGCTCCTCAGGTGGATCTGCCGCTGCCGTGGCAGCGCGTCTGGCGCCAGCGGCCACCGGCACAGATACTGGTGGGTCCATCCGCCAACCTGCGGCGCTAAATGGCATCACGGGGCTGAAACCCACCTATGGCCGCGTGTCGCGCTGGGGCATGATTGCCTTTGCTTCCAGCTTGGATCAGGGCGGCCCTATGGCGCAAACCGCTGAGGATTGCGGGTTGCTGCTCAATGTCATGAGTGGTTTTGATCAACGCGACTCCACTTCATTGCAACGCGACCCTGAGGATTTCACACGTGCTCTGGGGAATTCGCTCAAAGGGCTGCGCATGGGTTTGCCCAAGCAGTTTTTTGCTGAGGGTATGGATGCCGGGGTGGCGGCTGCCTTGGAGTCAGCCATGGCCGTGTATCGGGATTTGGGCGTGACGTTTACCGAAGTGGATTTGCCGAACTCGGGACTGGCAGCGCCGGCGTATTATGTTGTGGCTCCAGCTGAGTGCTCCTCGAATCTGGCCCGCTTGGATGGCGTGCGTTACGGCTATCGCTGCGAAGATCCCAAGGACTTGATGGATTTGTACACGCGTTCCCGAGGCGAGGGCTTTGGTGAAGAGGTGAAACGTCGCATCATGATTGGGACCTATGCGTTATCCGCAGGTTATTTCGATGCCTATTACCTCAAGGCGCAAAAGATTCGTCGCCTGATCGCTGATGATTTCGCCCGGGCTTTCGAGTCTGTGGATTTGATTTTCGCGCCGACCACGCCCACCCCGGCGTTTCGCCTCGGCGAGAAAACCGATGACCCGATCACTATGTATCTCTCGGATATCTACACTATCGCTGTGAATCTGGCGGGTCTGCCGGCGATGTCGTTGCCGGCTGGATTTGTCGATGAGCTGCCGGTGGGTATGCAATTGATCGGTAACTATTTCGATGAGTCGCGCCTGTTAGGGGCGGCGCACCAATACCAACAGCAAACCGACTGGCATCAGCGCCTGCCAGCGGGCTTTGGAGCTTGA
- the cspE gene encoding cold-shock protein encodes MSTGTVKWFNETKGFGFIAPEDGGADVFVHYSAISADGFKTLGEGQKVNYEVQQGPKGLQAVNVTVAG; translated from the coding sequence ATGTCTACCGGTACTGTGAAGTGGTTTAACGAAACGAAGGGCTTTGGTTTCATCGCCCCGGAAGATGGGGGTGCCGACGTGTTCGTGCATTATTCTGCGATTTCTGCTGATGGTTTCAAAACCCTAGGCGAAGGCCAGAAAGTCAATTACGAAGTCCAGCAGGGCCCCAAGGGACTGCAGGCTGTCAACGTCACTGTTGCCGGCTGA
- a CDS encoding ChaN family lipoprotein, whose product MMPYFRLSAQVCCVIGLFFMTMPTLADFRLAPEGGWQAPHGQQHPLLGHVWLTAAARPVDVELWQEQLSQTQYLLLGEVHDNRDHQALHRLILLSLAHHERRASLAMEIFDLDDQPVIDELRARGPVEADAVAEAVGMSDRGWPWPFSRATVQWALDNQLPLIAANLSMSDAMQVARQGAETLLSEAQLAALKLPESWNSDREQALTEQIIDAHCGFLPPQHAGGMVMAQRVRDAIMARELMAASGQPAVLIAGNGHVRQDLGVPVYLMTHSSQASVLSIGLVEVDADKPEAMDYSALQQALYDIVIFTTRQRITDPCDDFREQLERLRQ is encoded by the coding sequence ATGATGCCCTATTTTCGTTTGTCCGCTCAGGTTTGCTGCGTGATCGGCCTATTTTTTATGACGATGCCGACGCTGGCCGATTTCCGTCTGGCTCCTGAGGGCGGCTGGCAGGCGCCTCACGGACAGCAGCATCCTTTGCTGGGCCATGTTTGGTTAACTGCTGCAGCGCGCCCGGTGGACGTAGAGCTCTGGCAGGAGCAGTTGAGCCAAACGCAATATCTGCTGTTGGGAGAGGTTCACGATAACCGCGATCATCAAGCTTTGCATCGCCTTATTCTGCTCAGTTTGGCCCATCATGAGAGGCGAGCTTCCCTAGCTATGGAGATCTTCGACTTAGATGATCAGCCCGTCATCGATGAGCTGCGGGCTCGCGGCCCTGTTGAAGCCGATGCTGTAGCAGAAGCGGTGGGGATGAGTGACCGTGGCTGGCCTTGGCCATTTTCTCGCGCCACCGTGCAATGGGCTTTAGATAATCAGCTGCCACTAATCGCCGCCAATCTGTCCATGTCCGATGCCATGCAGGTGGCCCGTCAGGGCGCCGAGACCCTGTTAAGTGAGGCGCAGCTCGCCGCATTGAAACTGCCTGAGTCTTGGAATTCCGATCGGGAGCAAGCGCTGACCGAGCAAATCATCGATGCGCATTGTGGCTTTCTACCGCCACAGCACGCCGGTGGCATGGTTATGGCACAGCGGGTGCGTGATGCGATCATGGCGCGCGAGCTCATGGCTGCATCGGGACAGCCGGCGGTTCTCATCGCCGGCAATGGTCATGTGCGCCAAGATTTGGGCGTTCCTGTGTATTTAATGACGCATAGCTCCCAGGCCAGTGTCTTAAGCATCGGCTTGGTGGAGGTGGATGCGGATAAGCCAGAAGCTATGGATTACAGCGCGCTGCAACAAGCACTTTATGACATCGTGATATTCACCACCCGGCAACGCATTACTGACCCCTGTGATGATTTCCGTGAACAGTTGGAGAGACTGCGCCAGTGA
- a CDS encoding HesA/MoeB/ThiF family protein yields MDDDALLRYSRQILLPQVGIEGQEKLGASHALILGVGGLGSPTALYLAAAGVGRLTLVDFDAVELSNLQRQIIHSTDRIGQPKVDSGAQALRAINPLIEIRTLDQQLDLAQLQNHLADVDIVLDCSDNFATRFMVNRACFATGTALASAAVIRFEGQLSLFDPTQADSPCYHCLYDEGEAEAETCSQTGVLASLPGVMGSLQATEALKWLLGLPTVCGQLMVLDALRMDWRSLRVKKDPHCPVCASPAVSS; encoded by the coding sequence TTGGACGATGATGCGCTGCTGCGCTACAGCCGACAGATACTCCTGCCACAAGTGGGCATTGAGGGTCAGGAAAAGCTTGGTGCGAGCCACGCATTGATCCTGGGAGTGGGTGGACTGGGTAGCCCTACAGCGCTATATCTTGCTGCCGCCGGTGTGGGGCGCCTGACCCTAGTGGATTTTGATGCGGTGGAGCTGTCCAATCTGCAGCGACAAATCATTCATAGCACCGACCGCATCGGCCAGCCCAAGGTAGACTCGGGCGCTCAGGCCTTAAGGGCCATTAATCCGCTGATTGAGATACGCACGCTAGACCAACAGCTGGATCTAGCTCAGCTGCAAAATCACTTGGCGGATGTGGATATTGTGTTGGACTGCAGTGACAATTTTGCCACGCGCTTTATGGTCAATCGCGCGTGCTTTGCGACTGGCACGGCGCTGGCATCGGCCGCTGTGATTCGTTTTGAAGGACAGCTGAGTCTATTCGACCCGACGCAAGCCGACAGCCCCTGTTATCACTGCCTCTACGACGAGGGAGAGGCCGAAGCTGAGACCTGCTCCCAAACCGGCGTGCTGGCTAGCCTGCCCGGGGTCATGGGTAGCCTTCAGGCCACTGAAGCCTTGAAGTGGCTATTGGGCCTGCCGACGGTCTGTGGGCAACTGATGGTGTTGGATGCGCTGCGCATGGATTGGCGCAGCTTGCGGGTCAAAAAAGACCCGCATTGCCCGGTTTGCGCTAGCCCTGCAGTTTCTTCTTAA
- the mreC gene encoding rod shape-determining protein MreC: MGTPPAVKFLLLAVLSLTLMTMDHRHQHVEQLRSLIAIAFFPVQYAADSPLRISHWTSEQLASRHRLITQNRELRADMTHLRVRQLNMDALAAENERLRQLLDSSARLEDRVLIARLMAVDLDPFRQQVVLNKGAGDDVYPGQPLINADGVVGQILEVHPTHSVALLISDPSHALPVEINRTGLRTLVIGTGHPERLELRFIPVSEDLEIGDIVSTSGLGGRFPADYPVARISQIERPLGSAFARVEAEPLARLDRSREVLLLWPGEALEPPIPAATDEDA; this comes from the coding sequence CTGGGCACGCCTCCCGCGGTCAAGTTTTTGTTGCTTGCTGTTCTGTCTTTAACGCTGATGACGATGGACCATCGACATCAGCATGTGGAACAACTGCGCAGCCTCATCGCTATCGCGTTTTTTCCGGTGCAATACGCCGCTGACTCACCCTTGCGTATCTCGCACTGGACCAGTGAACAACTCGCCAGCCGACACCGCCTCATCACCCAGAACCGGGAACTACGAGCTGACATGACGCATCTGCGAGTGCGGCAGCTGAATATGGATGCCTTGGCTGCTGAGAATGAACGCTTGCGGCAACTGTTAGACTCCTCGGCCCGCCTTGAAGACCGTGTATTGATTGCACGTCTGATGGCAGTAGACCTCGACCCCTTCCGGCAGCAAGTCGTTTTGAACAAAGGGGCAGGGGATGATGTTTACCCCGGCCAGCCGCTAATTAACGCTGATGGCGTCGTTGGCCAAATTCTTGAGGTGCATCCCACTCATAGCGTGGCCTTACTGATCTCGGATCCCAGCCACGCTCTACCAGTCGAGATCAATCGCACGGGATTGCGCACTCTGGTTATCGGCACAGGACACCCAGAACGGCTAGAGCTGCGCTTTATTCCGGTAAGTGAAGACCTGGAAATTGGCGATATCGTCAGCACCTCTGGATTGGGAGGTCGCTTCCCAGCCGATTACCCTGTAGCCCGCATATCGCAGATTGAACGCCCCCTTGGTTCAGCGTTTGCACGAGTCGAAGCAGAGCCCTTGGCGCGCCTGGACCGCAGTCGTGAGGTCCTATTGCTGTGGCCAGGCGAGGCTCTTGAGCCGCCCATACCGGCCGCTACGGATGAGGACGCCTGA
- a CDS encoding rod shape-determining protein, producing MLKRALGVFSNDIAIDLGTANTLIYMRGKGIVLNEPSVVAIRQDRGPGGPRTVEAVGTAAKRMIGRTPENIQAIRPMKDGVIADFTTTEKMLQYFIRMVHQHRFFRPSPRVLVCVPCGATQVERRAIRESAAGAGARRVYLVEEPMAAAVGSGIPVDEARGSMVLDIGGGTSEVAVMSLNGIVYSASVRIGGDTFDEAISSYVRRNYGILIGEATAERIKHEIGSAYPGKELKEIEVKGRNLAEGIPRAFTLNSNEILEALQEPLHGIVSAVRTALEQTPPELGSDVAERGIVLTGGGALLGDLDRLLMEETGIPVLVADDPLTCVVRGGGKMLEMLDERGAEFLSLE from the coding sequence ATGCTCAAACGCGCCCTTGGGGTTTTTTCTAACGATATCGCCATCGACCTAGGCACCGCCAATACGCTGATTTACATGCGTGGCAAAGGTATCGTGCTTAACGAACCCTCAGTGGTTGCCATCCGCCAAGATCGAGGCCCGGGCGGTCCGCGTACCGTGGAAGCCGTCGGCACAGCTGCTAAGCGCATGATCGGCCGCACACCAGAAAATATCCAGGCGATCCGCCCGATGAAAGATGGCGTGATTGCCGACTTCACCACCACAGAAAAGATGTTGCAGTACTTCATTCGCATGGTGCATCAGCACCGCTTCTTCCGGCCCAGTCCGCGCGTTTTGGTTTGCGTGCCCTGCGGCGCCACACAAGTGGAAAGACGCGCGATCCGTGAATCTGCTGCTGGCGCTGGCGCCCGTCGGGTCTATCTGGTGGAAGAACCCATGGCGGCTGCTGTAGGGTCTGGAATCCCTGTGGATGAAGCCCGTGGCTCGATGGTGTTGGATATCGGCGGGGGCACCTCAGAAGTGGCCGTGATGTCTTTAAACGGGATTGTTTATTCGGCATCCGTGCGCATCGGCGGTGACACCTTTGACGAGGCGATTTCTTCCTATGTACGCCGTAATTATGGGATTTTGATCGGCGAAGCCACTGCCGAGCGCATCAAACATGAAATTGGTTCTGCCTACCCCGGCAAAGAGCTCAAAGAAATCGAAGTTAAAGGCCGAAATTTGGCTGAAGGGATCCCCCGCGCCTTTACGCTCAACAGTAATGAAATTCTAGAAGCACTGCAGGAACCCTTGCATGGCATTGTCAGCGCAGTGCGCACCGCACTCGAGCAAACGCCACCGGAATTAGGCTCTGACGTCGCCGAGCGCGGTATCGTACTCACCGGTGGCGGCGCCCTACTGGGTGACCTAGACCGCCTGCTTATGGAAGAGACCGGCATCCCGGTGCTGGTGGCAGATGATCCGCTGACTTGCGTGGTGCGCGGTGGTGGGAAAATGCTTGAAATGTTGGATGAGCGTGGGGCTGAATTCCTGTCGCTTGAATAA
- the rnd gene encoding ribonuclease D, which produces MQEVQFIDQSAVLAQICQDWAKKPWLALDTEFIREKTYYPQLCLVQIGDTDQAVCIDTLAIEDLSPLWELLGQTHMLKVLHSASQDLEIFWHQTGQLPSPLFDTQIAASLMGLGDQISYAKLVDSLLNVQLDKSHTRTDWAKRPLDQGQLRYAADDVIYLARAYERLHDQLARAGRLDWLSEDFIALAHGKNYAPAPEAVWQRLKNLSQLRSRGELAIAQMLSAWREKTAMQANRPRRWILADEIIIDCARRPPKNSQALAQIRGLKPEQVERHGAAILAAISEAQAMPEQARPRLPERRHLTPAQESKVDVAMALLRHQAEHHGISTAGIASRKDVEQWVLGDAQSRLGHGWRHALAGSTIEQWLNGETSVRSTPTGLLIG; this is translated from the coding sequence ATGCAGGAAGTGCAGTTTATTGACCAGTCAGCCGTCTTGGCTCAGATCTGTCAGGACTGGGCCAAGAAGCCTTGGCTGGCCCTGGACACTGAATTCATCCGCGAGAAGACCTATTATCCGCAGCTGTGCTTAGTGCAGATTGGCGATACCGATCAGGCGGTTTGTATCGATACTTTGGCCATTGAGGACTTGTCACCTCTTTGGGAACTGCTGGGCCAAACCCACATGCTCAAAGTGCTGCACTCTGCCAGCCAAGATCTTGAGATTTTCTGGCATCAAACCGGGCAGCTGCCATCGCCCCTATTTGATACCCAAATCGCCGCTTCGCTCATGGGTTTGGGTGATCAAATTTCCTATGCCAAATTGGTCGATAGCCTATTAAATGTCCAGCTCGATAAATCGCATACCCGTACAGATTGGGCCAAACGCCCACTGGATCAGGGCCAGTTGCGCTATGCCGCCGATGATGTGATTTATTTAGCCAGGGCCTACGAGCGTCTGCATGATCAGCTGGCTCGGGCTGGCCGCCTAGACTGGCTAAGTGAAGACTTCATTGCCCTAGCTCACGGCAAGAACTATGCCCCAGCGCCCGAGGCGGTTTGGCAACGCCTGAAAAACCTATCTCAATTAAGGAGCCGAGGTGAGTTGGCGATTGCTCAAATGCTGTCTGCTTGGCGTGAAAAAACCGCGATGCAAGCCAATCGTCCGCGGCGATGGATCCTGGCCGATGAAATCATCATCGACTGCGCCCGCCGCCCCCCAAAGAATAGCCAAGCGCTGGCGCAGATTCGCGGGCTGAAACCTGAACAAGTGGAACGCCATGGCGCAGCCATTTTAGCGGCGATTAGCGAGGCACAAGCCATGCCTGAACAGGCGCGCCCCAGACTGCCAGAACGGCGTCATTTGACGCCTGCGCAAGAATCCAAGGTGGATGTCGCCATGGCTTTACTGCGTCATCAGGCAGAGCACCATGGCATCAGTACAGCGGGCATTGCCAGTCGCAAAGACGTTGAGCAGTGGGTCTTGGGCGACGCTCAGTCGCGCCTCGGTCACGGCTGGCGCCACGCACTGGCTGGCAGCACTATCGAGCAGTGGCTCAATGGCGAGACCAGCGTGCGTTCCACTCCTACGGGTTTGTTGATCGGCTAA
- the mreD gene encoding rod shape-determining protein MreD, translating to MGLRAILLVIPATFVLALILTIIPLPDWAAPWRPEWVAMTMLYWSMALPRRYSIGTAWLAGLFLDVAKGALLGQHAMALALITLLGLRLHQRIRLHPLWQQAISIGALLGLYLLVVLWVYGITGQPPESWLYWAPIASSMLLWPLIFVTLRGVRRRWCLDL from the coding sequence ATGGGTTTGCGTGCCATCTTGTTGGTGATTCCCGCCACTTTTGTTTTGGCGCTTATTCTCACCATCATTCCCCTGCCAGATTGGGCAGCACCTTGGCGTCCTGAATGGGTGGCCATGACCATGCTCTACTGGTCGATGGCCTTGCCGCGACGCTACAGCATTGGCACAGCTTGGCTGGCTGGACTGTTTTTGGATGTGGCTAAAGGCGCCTTGCTGGGCCAACATGCCATGGCTTTGGCCTTAATCACCCTGCTGGGCCTGCGCTTGCACCAACGCATTCGCCTGCATCCCCTGTGGCAACAGGCCATCAGCATTGGTGCTTTACTGGGCCTGTACCTCCTCGTCGTATTGTGGGTCTACGGCATTACCGGCCAACCGCCGGAAAGCTGGTTGTATTGGGCCCCTATTGCTTCCAGTATGCTGCTTTGGCCGCTGATATTTGTGACGCTCAGAGGCGTACGTCGCCGATGGTGCCTGGATCTTTGA
- a CDS encoding lysozyme inhibitor LprI family protein: MKILLITLLAMSGMCLAAASDAEPPFSSQDTEDCVAQATAQSLNLGDHAVLACVGRSAQACMMTPSGGSTLGMMACLDAELEYWNERLETAYVARLAMAKAQEGEGLNLRGTALSLQQTLQATYDSWLAFREAACLYEQAQWFGGSGGGPATLACYLHETARQTLKWEGWWAH, from the coding sequence ATGAAGATACTTCTCATCACATTACTCGCTATGAGCGGTATGTGCTTGGCCGCAGCCTCAGATGCAGAGCCGCCGTTTTCTTCTCAAGATACCGAAGATTGCGTGGCTCAGGCCACTGCCCAATCTCTCAACTTGGGTGACCATGCTGTTTTGGCGTGTGTGGGCCGTTCAGCGCAGGCTTGTATGATGACCCCCAGCGGTGGTTCGACCCTCGGCATGATGGCATGTCTGGATGCGGAGCTGGAGTATTGGAATGAGCGGCTGGAGACAGCCTACGTGGCCCGTTTGGCTATGGCGAAAGCTCAGGAAGGGGAAGGTCTGAACTTGCGCGGCACAGCTCTCTCTTTGCAACAGACTTTGCAAGCCACCTATGACTCTTGGCTGGCATTTCGCGAAGCAGCTTGCCTGTATGAACAAGCGCAATGGTTTGGCGGTAGTGGCGGTGGACCGGCTACTCTTGCCTGTTACTTGCACGAGACGGCGCGTCAAACTCTCAAATGGGAGGGCTGGTGGGCGCATTGA